One part of the Muntiacus reevesi chromosome 20, mMunRee1.1, whole genome shotgun sequence genome encodes these proteins:
- the KLHL31 gene encoding kelch-like protein 31, protein MAPKKKTVRKNKADVNEMTIIVEDSPLNKLNALNGLLEGGNGLSCISSELTDASYGPNLLEGLSKMRQEGFLCDLVIGTKTKSFDVHKSVMASCSEYFYNILKKDPSTQRVDLNDIAPLGLATVIAYAYTGKLTLSLYTIGSIISAAVYLQIHTLVKMCSDFLIQEMNVENCMYIANIAETYSLRNAKAAAQKFIRDNFLEFAETDHFMKLTFEQINELLIDDDLQLPSEIVAFQIAMKWLEFDQKRVKYAADLLSNIRFGTISAQDLVNYVQSVPRMMQDADCHKLLVDAMNYHLLPYHQNTLQSRRTRIRGGCRVLVTVGGRPGLTEKSLSRDVLYRDPEIGWSKLTEMPAKSFNQCVAVMDGFLYVAGGEDQNDARNQAKHAVSNFCRYDPRFNTWLHLASMTQRRTHFSLSVFNGLLYAAGGRNAEGSLASLECYVPSANQWLPKAPLEVARCCHASAVAEGRVLVTGGYIGGAYSRSVCAYDPARDAWQERPALGTPRGWHCAVALGERVFVMGGSQLGPRGERVDVLTVESFCPASGQWSYAAPLPVGVSTAGASVLHGRAYLLGGWNEGERKYKKCIQCFNPELNEWTEDDELPEATVGVSCCALAMPNPVTRESRASSVSSAPVSI, encoded by the exons ATGGCCCCCAAAAAGAAGACCgtcagaaagaacaaagctgacgTCAATGAGATGACCATCATTGTGGAAGACAGTCCCCTCAACAAGCTCAACGCTCTGAATGGGCTCCTGGAAGGAGGCAATGGCCTTAGCTGCATTTCTTCTGAACTGACAGATGCTTCTTATGGCCCCAACCTCTTGGAAGGTTTGAGTAAAATGAGGCAggagggcttcctttgtgacttAGTCATTGGCACCAAAACCAAATCCTTTGACGTTCACAAGTCAGTGATGGCTTCATGCAGTGAGTACTTTTACAACATCCTGAAAAAAGACCCCTCAACCCAAAGGGTGGATCTCAATGACATCGCACCGCTGGGCCTGGCCACGGTCATTGCATATGCCTACACCGGAAAGCTCACTCTCTCCCTGTATACCATAGGAAGCATCATTTCTGCTGCTGTTTATCTTCAGATCCACACCCTTGTCAAGATGTGCAGTGATTTTCTTATACAAGAGATGAACGTTGAGAATTGCATGTACATTGCTAACATTGCCGAAACATACTCCCTGAGAAACGCAAAGGCAGCCGCCCAGAAATTTATCCGGGATAACTTCCTTGAATTTGCAGAAACAGATCATTTTATGAAACTTACCTTTGAGCAAATTAATGAACTTCTTATAGATGATGATTTACAGTTGCCTTCTGAAATAGTAGCATTCCAGATTGCAATGAAATGGTTAGAATTTGACCAAAAGAGAGTGAAATATGCTGCCGATCTCTTGAGCAATATTCGCTTTGGTACCATCTCTGCACAAGATCTGGTCAATTATGTTCAGTCAGTACCGAGAATGATGCAAGATGCTGACTGTCACAAGCTTCTTGTAGATGCTATGAACTACCACCTCCTTCCCTATCATCAGAACACGTTACAGTCTAGACGCACAAGAATCCGAGGGGGGTGCCGTGTGCTTGTCACTGTGGGGGGCCGCCCAGGCCTTACAGAGAAGTCCCTTAGTAGAGACGTCTTGTATAGAGACCCTGAAATCGGATGGAGCAAGCTTACAGAGATGCCAGCCAAGAGTTTTAATCAGTGTGTGGCTGTGATGGATGGATTTCTTTACGTGGCTGGTGGGGAAGACCAGAATGATGCAAGAAATCAAGCCAAGCATGCAGTCAGCAATTTCTGCAG GTACGACCCCCGCTTCAACACGTGGCTCCACCTGGCCAGCATGACCCAGCGGCGCACGCACTTCAGCCTGAGCGTGTTCAACGGGCTCCTGTACGCAGCGGGCGGCCGCAACGCCGAGGGCAGCCTGGCCTCGCTCGAGTGCTACGTGCCCTCGGCCAACCAGTGGCTGCCCAAGGCGCCCCTGGAGGTGGCGCGCTGCTGCCACGCCAGCGCGGTGGCCGAGGGCCGCGTGCTGGTGACGGGCGGCTACATCGGCGGCGCCTATTCGCGCTCCGTGTGCGCCTACGACCCGGCGCGCGACGCGTGGCAGGAGCGGCCGGCGCTGGGCACGCCGCGCGGCTGGCACTGCGCGGTGGCGCTGGGCGAGCGCGTGTTCGTGATGGGCGGCAGCCAGCTGGGGCCGCGCGGCGAGCGCGTGGACGTGCTGACCGTGGAGAGCTTCTGCCCGGCCTCGGGCCAGTGGAGCTACGCGGCGCCGCTGCCGGTGGGCGTGAGCACGGCGGGCGCCTCGGTGCTGCACGGCCGCGCCTACCTGCTGGGCGGCTGGAACGAGGGCGAGAGGAAGTACAAGAAGTGCATCCAGTGCTTCAACCCCGAGCTCAACGAGTGGACGGAGGACGACGAGCTGCCCGAGGCCACCGTGGGCGTGTCGTGCTGCGCGCTGGCCATGCCCAACCCCGTGACCCGCGAGTCGCGCGCCAGCTCCGTGTCCTCGGCGCCGGTCAGCATCTGA